From Skermanella sp. TT6, a single genomic window includes:
- a CDS encoding response regulator transcription factor — MCKVLIADDHPLFRDALKTALSLSVEGSLPTEASNLEEAIEAIRTQGDFDLALLDLSMPGVNGFSGLLALRAQFPALPVVIVSAHEDAKLVYQAIDYGAVGFIPKSTPREEMAEALRTVIKGNVYVPPHIQREQRTTECNGRDDDAEIARRIATLTAQQLRVLEMLGTGKLNKEIAFELNIAETTVKAHVSAILQKLKVYSRTQAVVFASKLHFDSFQGAR; from the coding sequence ATGTGCAAGGTTCTGATCGCGGACGATCATCCGCTGTTTCGAGACGCCCTCAAGACTGCGCTCTCGCTATCGGTCGAGGGCAGCCTCCCCACGGAAGCCTCAAACCTAGAGGAAGCCATCGAGGCGATCCGCACGCAGGGCGATTTCGACTTGGCGCTGCTCGACCTGTCCATGCCGGGGGTGAACGGCTTCAGCGGCCTGCTGGCACTCCGCGCCCAGTTCCCGGCCCTGCCGGTCGTGATCGTCTCCGCGCACGAGGACGCCAAGCTGGTCTATCAGGCGATCGATTACGGCGCCGTCGGATTCATCCCCAAATCGACCCCGCGCGAGGAGATGGCGGAAGCCCTTCGCACCGTCATCAAGGGCAACGTCTATGTTCCCCCGCATATCCAGCGCGAGCAGCGTACGACGGAGTGCAACGGCCGGGACGACGATGCGGAGATCGCCCGCCGGATCGCGACCCTCACCGCCCAGCAACTCCGCGTGCTGGAAATGCTCGGCACCGGCAAGCTGAACAAGGAGATCGCGTTTGAGCTGAACATCGCCGAGACGACGGTCAAGGCCCATGTCTCCGCGATCCTCCAGAAGCTGAAGGTCTACAGCCGCACCCAGGCGGTGGTCTTCGCCTCCAAGCTCCATTTCGACAGTTTCCAGGGCGCTCGGTAA
- a CDS encoding methanol/ethanol family PQQ-dependent dehydrogenase, with the protein MKRIKTSYAVAGAVAGGLAFGLATGAAQAAGPTNDDILKDAQTPGDVLTYGMGHQGQRHSPLKALNTDTVKKLTPVWAFSFGGEKQRGQESQPIVHDGTIYVTGSYSRLFALDARTGEKKWQYEARLPEGIMPCCDVVNRGAAILGDKVYFGTLDARLVALNKDTGKVVWNKKVADYQAGYSMTAAPLIVDGKIITGNSGGEFGVLGAVEARDAETGEVIWTRPTIEGNMGTLNGKESTMTGVRNATWTGDLWQTGGGATWLGGTYDPETKQLFFGTGNPAPWNSHLRPGDNLYTSSTLAINPDNGEIKWHFQTTPHDGWDFDGVNEFISFDLKKDGKIIKAGAKADRNGFFFVIDRTNGKLLSATPFVTQTSWAKGFDLNTGRPIYVEENRPPNPMDGGGAAAGQGKPIFAAPSFLGGKNWMPMAYSPETDLFYVPANEWGMDIWNEPITYKKGAAYLGAGFTIKPLFDDYIGALRAVDPKTGKIVWEYKNPAPLWGGVLTTAGNLVFTGTPEGFLKAFDAKTGAELWKFNTGSGIVGSPVTWEMDGEQYVSVVSGWGGAVPLWGGEVAKKVKDINQGGMLWVFKLPKA; encoded by the coding sequence ATGAAGCGAATTAAGACGTCTTATGCCGTGGCGGGCGCCGTCGCCGGCGGGCTCGCCTTCGGTCTGGCGACGGGTGCCGCGCAGGCCGCCGGCCCGACCAACGACGACATCCTGAAGGATGCCCAGACGCCCGGCGACGTGCTGACCTATGGCATGGGCCACCAGGGCCAGCGCCACAGCCCGCTGAAGGCGCTGAACACCGACACGGTCAAGAAGCTGACTCCGGTCTGGGCCTTCTCGTTCGGCGGCGAGAAGCAGCGCGGCCAGGAGTCGCAGCCGATCGTCCATGACGGCACGATCTACGTGACCGGTTCCTACTCCCGCCTGTTCGCGCTGGACGCGCGCACCGGAGAGAAGAAGTGGCAGTACGAGGCGCGCCTGCCGGAAGGCATCATGCCGTGCTGCGACGTGGTCAACCGCGGCGCCGCCATCCTGGGCGACAAGGTCTATTTCGGCACGCTCGACGCCCGCCTGGTCGCCCTCAACAAGGACACCGGCAAGGTCGTCTGGAACAAGAAGGTCGCCGACTACCAGGCCGGCTACTCGATGACCGCGGCGCCGCTGATCGTCGACGGCAAGATCATCACCGGCAATTCCGGCGGCGAATTCGGCGTGCTGGGCGCGGTCGAGGCCCGTGACGCCGAGACCGGCGAGGTGATCTGGACCCGGCCGACCATCGAGGGGAACATGGGGACCCTCAACGGCAAGGAAAGCACCATGACCGGCGTACGGAACGCCACATGGACCGGCGACCTTTGGCAGACCGGCGGCGGCGCCACCTGGCTGGGCGGCACCTACGACCCCGAGACCAAGCAGCTCTTCTTCGGTACCGGCAACCCGGCGCCCTGGAACTCGCACCTGCGCCCGGGCGACAACCTCTACACCTCGTCCACCCTGGCGATCAACCCGGACAACGGCGAGATCAAGTGGCACTTCCAGACCACGCCGCATGACGGCTGGGACTTCGACGGCGTCAACGAGTTCATCTCGTTCGACCTCAAGAAGGACGGCAAGATCATCAAGGCCGGCGCCAAGGCGGACCGCAACGGCTTCTTCTTCGTGATCGACCGGACGAACGGCAAGCTGCTGAGCGCCACGCCGTTCGTCACCCAGACCTCCTGGGCGAAGGGCTTCGACCTCAACACCGGCCGCCCGATCTATGTGGAGGAGAACCGTCCGCCGAACCCGATGGACGGCGGCGGCGCCGCGGCCGGGCAGGGCAAGCCGATCTTCGCGGCCCCGAGCTTCCTGGGCGGCAAGAACTGGATGCCGATGGCCTACAGCCCGGAGACCGACCTGTTCTACGTCCCGGCCAACGAGTGGGGCATGGACATCTGGAACGAGCCGATCACCTACAAGAAGGGTGCTGCCTATCTGGGCGCCGGCTTCACCATCAAGCCGCTGTTCGACGACTATATCGGCGCGCTCCGCGCGGTCGACCCGAAGACCGGCAAGATCGTGTGGGAATACAAGAACCCCGCTCCGCTGTGGGGCGGCGTCCTGACCACCGCCGGCAACCTGGTCTTCACCGGCACGCCGGAGGGCTTCCTGAAGGCCTTCGACGCCAAGACCGGCGCCGAGCTGTGGAAGTTCAACACCGGCTCGGGCATCGTCGGCAGCCCGGTCACCTGGGAGATGGACGGCGAGCAGTATGTTTCCGTCGTGTCCGGCTGGGGCGGCGCCGTCCCGCTGTGGGGCGGCGAGGTCGCCAAGAAGGTCAAGGACATCAACCAGGGCGGCATGCTCTGGGTGTTCAAGCTGCCGAAGGCCTGA